A single window of Anaerolineae bacterium DNA harbors:
- a CDS encoding D-3-phosphoglycerate dehydrogenase, with the protein MTVWSVLITDGLEESGKAILRSACEVDDRKGISGEELAQVIAGYDALIVRSRTKVTADLLAQASKLKVIGRAGVGVDNIDLAAASARQITVVNAPQSTTIAVAEHTIAMMVALARNLTQADASMKNGQWLKSQLMGSELYGKTFGLIGVGNIGTQVAQRAAAFGMTVLGYDPYLNEEQIQKRGAQPVSLNDLFAQSDYISVHVPLNPETRNMLDGQAFSAMKRGVRIICTARGGVIDETALLQAIEAGQVAGAALDVFAVEPPGLTALVAHPKVIATPHIAAQTIEAQGRAAVDIAEEILAALEGKPLRWKVV; encoded by the coding sequence ATGACAGTCTGGTCGGTTCTCATCACGGATGGCTTGGAAGAAAGCGGCAAAGCCATTTTACGTTCTGCTTGTGAAGTGGATGACCGCAAGGGAATTTCCGGCGAAGAATTGGCGCAAGTGATTGCCGGTTACGATGCCCTGATCGTGCGCAGTCGCACGAAGGTTACCGCCGATTTACTGGCTCAGGCTTCAAAATTGAAGGTGATCGGTCGCGCCGGGGTGGGTGTGGATAACATCGATCTGGCAGCGGCTTCGGCGCGTCAGATTACAGTCGTCAATGCGCCTCAGTCAACCACGATTGCCGTTGCTGAACATACCATCGCCATGATGGTTGCCCTGGCGCGCAACCTGACCCAGGCGGATGCCAGTATGAAAAACGGACAATGGTTGAAGTCGCAGTTAATGGGCAGTGAGCTCTACGGCAAGACATTTGGATTGATCGGGGTGGGCAATATCGGCACGCAAGTCGCCCAGCGGGCGGCAGCCTTTGGGATGACTGTCCTCGGCTACGACCCCTACTTAAACGAGGAACAAATCCAAAAGCGCGGCGCTCAGCCGGTTTCGCTGAACGATCTCTTTGCGCAGTCGGATTACATCAGTGTGCATGTGCCGCTCAACCCAGAGACACGCAACATGCTGGATGGACAGGCATTTTCCGCCATGAAGCGCGGCGTGCGCATCATCTGCACCGCCCGCGGGGGCGTCATTGATGAGACCGCCTTGCTCCAGGCAATCGAAGCCGGACAGGTAGCCGGGGCAGCCCTGGATGTATTTGCCGTCGAACCGCCCGGTTTGACTGCGCTGGTGGCTCATCCCAAGGTGATTGCCACTCCTCATATTGCTGCCCAAACCATCGAGGCACAAGGGCGCGCTGCGGTTGACATAGCTGAAGAAATCCTGGCTGCCTTAGAAGGCAAACCTCTGCGCTGGAAAGTGGTATAA
- a CDS encoding Thermostable carboxypeptidase 1: MTTKVEQLKTHLAEIVDLGYIGNLLGWDQETNMPPAGVKERGEQMATLARLVQQRMTSDEFLRALEEAEAEVAGFDPDSDEARLVRVTRREVDKRIKVPSRYYEELSQLAVESYAAWKQAREQDHFEHFRPYLERMVELRREFASYFSPYEHVYDPLLNEFEPGLKTREVQKIFDELRPQQVALIQEITSRPQVDDSPLHQHFDPQKQWDFGVEVITRFGYDWERGRQDKAAHPFTTSFGLNDVRITTRILEDTVGSALFSTMHECGHALYDLGSDAALARTPLAGGSSLALHESQSRLWENLVGRSRPFWEHFYPRLQAYFPEQLGNVPLDAFYKGINKVQPSLIRVEADEATYNLHVMLRLDLEIQLMSGELETRHLPEAWNSHMQEYLGLTPHNNADGVLQDVHWSHGYIGYFPTYALGNLISVQLWEAIHKDIPDLEDQIRRGEFGELLSWLREKIHRHGGKFEAPELVQRITGQAITPQPYIRYLRQKYGEIYGFS; the protein is encoded by the coding sequence ATGACAACCAAAGTCGAACAACTCAAAACTCATCTGGCTGAGATCGTTGACCTGGGTTACATCGGCAACCTGCTCGGCTGGGATCAAGAGACCAATATGCCGCCCGCCGGGGTCAAAGAGCGCGGCGAACAAATGGCAACCCTGGCTCGCCTGGTACAACAACGCATGACCTCGGACGAGTTTCTGCGCGCTTTAGAGGAAGCTGAGGCAGAAGTTGCCGGCTTCGATCCCGACTCCGATGAAGCCCGTCTGGTCAGGGTTACCCGTCGGGAGGTAGATAAGCGCATCAAAGTGCCCAGCCGCTATTACGAAGAGCTTTCCCAACTGGCTGTCGAGTCGTATGCAGCCTGGAAACAAGCCCGTGAGCAGGATCACTTCGAGCATTTCCGCCCTTACCTGGAACGGATGGTTGAACTGCGCCGCGAGTTCGCCTCCTACTTCAGCCCCTATGAGCATGTCTATGATCCTTTGCTCAACGAGTTTGAGCCGGGCTTGAAGACCAGAGAGGTGCAAAAGATCTTCGATGAGCTTCGCCCGCAACAGGTCGCCCTGATTCAGGAGATCACCTCCCGACCTCAGGTGGATGACTCCCCTCTCCATCAGCATTTCGATCCCCAGAAACAATGGGACTTCGGCGTTGAGGTGATCACCAGGTTTGGCTACGATTGGGAGCGCGGCCGTCAGGATAAAGCTGCCCATCCTTTTACCACCAGCTTTGGCTTGAATGACGTGCGGATCACGACCCGCATTCTGGAGGATACCGTTGGCTCGGCGTTGTTCAGCACCATGCACGAATGCGGGCATGCTCTCTATGACCTTGGTTCGGATGCCGCCCTGGCACGCACCCCCTTAGCCGGCGGAAGCTCGCTCGCCCTGCACGAATCGCAATCTCGTCTGTGGGAAAATCTGGTCGGTCGTTCCCGACCCTTCTGGGAGCATTTCTACCCTCGCCTGCAAGCCTATTTCCCCGAGCAATTGGGAAACGTCCCCCTGGACGCTTTTTACAAGGGAATCAACAAAGTGCAACCCTCCCTCATTCGCGTCGAAGCGGACGAGGCGACCTATAACCTGCACGTCATGTTGCGTTTAGACCTTGAAATCCAGTTAATGAGCGGTGAGTTAGAGACCAGGCATCTGCCCGAAGCCTGGAACAGTCACATGCAGGAGTATTTGGGGCTAACGCCTCACAATAACGCCGATGGCGTGTTGCAGGACGTTCACTGGTCGCATGGTTATATTGGCTACTTCCCCACCTACGCCCTGGGCAATCTCATCTCGGTGCAATTGTGGGAAGCGATTCACAAGGATATCCCCGACTTAGAAGATCAAATCCGCCGCGGTGAGTTTGGCGAATTATTAAGCTGGCTGCGAGAGAAAATCCACCGCCATGGAGGTAAATTCGAAGCGCCGGAACTCGTGCAACGCATCACCGGTCAGGCGATCACTCCTCAGCCCTATATTCGTTATTTACGCCAGAAATACGGCGAAATCTACGGTTTTTCCTGA
- a CDS encoding two-component response regulator — protein MARILFIDDDPMTLETLSKAVEVFGHQALHAHNGKEGLELARQQSPDLIFTDLRLPDMEGLVLVERLHNDPLTAPIPVLVLSASPALDETERAQAVGAQGFISKPIRLQALLELIQKHCAS, from the coding sequence ATGGCGCGCATTCTCTTTATTGACGACGATCCCATGACCCTCGAAACGCTTTCCAAAGCGGTTGAGGTTTTCGGTCACCAGGCGCTTCACGCCCATAACGGCAAAGAAGGTCTGGAGTTAGCCCGCCAGCAGTCTCCCGATCTGATCTTCACCGATTTGCGTTTACCCGATATGGAGGGTTTGGTGCTGGTCGAACGCTTGCACAACGACCCTTTGACTGCGCCAATTCCGGTTTTGGTTTTATCTGCCAGCCCAGCCCTGGACGAAACCGAGCGCGCTCAAGCGGTAGGCGCCCAGGGATTTATCAGCAAGCCGATCCGTTTGCAGGCGTTACTGGAACTGATCCAAAAACATTGCGCTTCATGA
- a CDS encoding Rhs element Vgr protein — protein sequence MKTIRIPLLLFLLLLSALACRIPSRAVVTEDPGAIYTQAAATVQAMITELAGQTAVAMLTEMAQPLPATPTPIFPTPEIATFTPLPSPTPIPPIVATSPAPTVAPPSVPCDLAQFIADITITDGTLLPSESSFTKIWRVKNIGSCPWTKNYALRFVDGTEMGVKKIYPFDGRVSPGEVVDIAVELTAPSKAGNYQSYWMLANENDKLFGVGAGGKTALSVKISVLKPIADYRYDLATAMCLASWKSNAGELPCPGNSKSANGSVIFLGNPKLEGNRQENEPTLWTRPPKSKGSWIQGIYPAFKVKNGDHFIAEIGCLDQSPSCKVTFNLQYQVPGNKAQTLGEWVETNDGKTTLIDIDLSFLADKQVKFILTVTNNAKDGNPNAFWFVPSVRSGGVLPTKTPTPTATGAPTNTPTATSVASPTVAASPTPTATQTGIPTVIPLPTATP from the coding sequence ATGAAAACGATTCGTATTCCTCTCCTTCTTTTCCTGTTGCTTTTGAGCGCCTTGGCGTGCCGCATTCCAAGCCGCGCGGTGGTCACCGAAGACCCTGGCGCCATCTATACCCAGGCGGCTGCCACGGTGCAGGCAATGATTACCGAGCTTGCCGGGCAGACGGCGGTGGCGATGCTGACCGAAATGGCACAGCCTCTCCCGGCTACCCCAACGCCGATCTTTCCTACGCCGGAAATTGCCACGTTTACTCCTCTGCCCAGCCCCACTCCCATTCCGCCGATTGTCGCCACTTCGCCTGCTCCTACAGTGGCTCCACCCAGCGTGCCCTGTGACCTGGCACAGTTCATTGCCGATATCACCATTACCGATGGCACCCTTTTGCCGTCTGAAAGTTCCTTTACCAAAATCTGGCGCGTGAAGAACATCGGCTCTTGTCCCTGGACGAAAAACTACGCCTTGCGCTTTGTGGACGGCACAGAGATGGGCGTCAAGAAAATCTATCCCTTTGATGGGCGAGTATCCCCCGGTGAGGTCGTGGATATCGCCGTCGAACTGACTGCCCCCAGCAAGGCTGGCAATTACCAGAGTTACTGGATGTTAGCCAATGAAAACGACAAACTCTTCGGCGTGGGAGCAGGAGGCAAAACTGCCCTCTCGGTTAAGATTAGCGTGCTAAAGCCGATCGCCGACTATCGCTATGACCTCGCTACGGCAATGTGCCTGGCGAGCTGGAAGAGCAACGCCGGTGAGTTACCCTGTCCGGGCAACAGCAAGAGCGCCAACGGTTCGGTCATTTTCCTGGGCAACCCCAAATTAGAGGGCAATCGGCAAGAGAATGAGCCCACCCTGTGGACGCGCCCTCCGAAGAGCAAGGGGAGCTGGATTCAGGGGATTTATCCGGCTTTCAAGGTGAAAAACGGCGATCACTTTATCGCTGAAATCGGCTGTCTTGACCAGAGCCCGAGTTGTAAAGTCACCTTTAACCTCCAGTATCAGGTGCCCGGCAACAAAGCCCAAACACTGGGTGAGTGGGTTGAAACCAACGATGGCAAGACGACCCTGATCGATATTGATCTCAGCTTTCTGGCGGATAAGCAGGTTAAGTTTATCCTGACGGTGACGAACAACGCCAAAGATGGCAATCCGAATGCCTTTTGGTTCGTGCCATCGGTGCGCAGTGGCGGGGTCTTGCCTACCAAAACGCCAACCCCAACGGCAACCGGCGCGCCAACCAACACACCCACTGCAACCAGCGTGGCAAGTCCGACGGTGGCCGCAAGCCCGACACCCACCGCCACACAAACCGGCATTCCAACGGTGATCCCCCTGCCTACCGCCACACCCTGA
- a CDS encoding Nucleotidyltransferase domain protein produces the protein MSVIPLPPPVSVRKRIPMRVIRAVVDHIAKTFQPEKIILFGSYAYGKPTPGSDIDLLVIMDSPRDDLETALEIRRSFPLLNFGLDIIVRSSETIELRKQLGDWFLIEVTERGKILYERPDR, from the coding sequence ATGAGTGTCATCCCTTTACCGCCCCCTGTTTCGGTTCGAAAACGCATTCCCATGCGCGTCATTCGCGCGGTCGTTGATCATATTGCCAAAACATTTCAACCGGAAAAAATCATCCTTTTTGGTTCTTACGCCTATGGCAAGCCAACACCAGGGAGTGACATTGATCTTCTTGTCATCATGGACTCTCCAAGAGACGACCTTGAAACCGCTTTGGAGATTCGCCGTTCGTTTCCTTTACTCAATTTTGGTCTCGATATCATTGTGCGTTCTTCCGAAACCATCGAACTGCGCAAACAGCTTGGAGATTGGTTTTTGATTGAAGTTACCGAGAGAGGCAAAATTCTCTATGAACGACCTGACCGATGA